The DNA region AAATCAATCGCGACGAGTTGGCTGCACTGCATTAATTGCGTACCAATCTTAGGATTTCCAAAAATGATGACTTCAGTTGGCCTTAATGTTAATCCCACACTGGCAGCATTTTTTTGATGATCAATCCGCGTAAAAACCGTAAATCCTTTGTCTTTTATAATCGACTCAAATCTGTCAGCAGTTTCTTTGGCTGAGTAATGACTTTCAAGAGTGATAAGGCTTTCGACCGCATAAGCTTGAGTAGATGCTATCAAGACAACAAGGGCTAGCGAAATATTTCTAATCATAATGGTTACCTATTGGTTATGTTTGATTAATGATGGCACTTTGACCAAGCTTAATTTGCAAAAACATTTGTCTAATAACTATACACCATGACCCATTAACGGGTTAACCATTGCTCGTTATCATATTGACCCTTGATAACGTAACTAGCCTGATACTGGAGTGCAGTGAGCGATTAAAATCCATTAATACGTATTGTTGAGTATCGAATGTTGACCTAAATTATCATTGTGATGCTAATTTTACCGCAGTACCAAAAGCCATTATTTCGGAACAACCATCCATAATTGCACTCGTTGTAAAACGGATCCCCACAATCGCATCGGCTCCTTTTTCTGCCGCACTGTCAACTAAGCGTTCAATGGCAACATCTCTGGCTTCATTTAACATTTCTGTATAACCACGGATCTCGCCACCCACAATGCTTTTCAGTCCAGCCATGATATCGCGTCCAACGTGTTTTGATTGAACAACATTTCCCGTAACAATACCGACTATATCAATAATGTCTCTACCTGGAATCGTTTCTGTAGTGGTATAAATCATAAATCCTCCATTAAACAAGGGCACTTAATTATCGTACTGCGAACAGACTAAAATGGGAATTCAATTAGTAGCAATTAACTGGATAGTTTCGTTTATACTTTAGCGAGCTATTGTGGTGTATACGATCCACAATTCGCTGGTGGACGTAAAAGCTTATAAAGTAAACGAGCAGTATGTTGATAGCTTTTTACTTGATTTACCCATCGTTAGTGTGAATAAATACTCGCGAAAGTGAATGTAAGTTAAAAATTTACTTAGGGTAATACTTTATTTTTTGCATATTTAGGAATAATCATGCAAATACAGGTTTAAGTTTATTACGCTCGCCTAATCACTACTATTATTAGGGCTTCTGTTTACCACAATTATTCCGGACTTATGATGATTGTTATTGATAACGTCAGCGGATCTCTCTCCATGGATTAATAAATTCAATTTTTTAAGTTCAATGTTTGCAAGTGCAATGGTTGTAAGTTCAATGTTTACAAGTGCAGTGGCTGTAAGCAGTCCATTGGTAATCTTGGTGTTGGTCTCTCAGTAAAATGTTAGGCGTTAATCGTATCATTAGTCGTTAAGAGGTTTGTTTGGCTTCACATCACTCGTTATTAAATCATCAACGTCATTTTGAACGTATAGGGCCAGACTATCGTAATGGCGACTCGGTAAGCTTTCTCGACATCAAGCATACCTTTGGCCTACAACATATTCGCGTTGGCAAATGGGTCAATCGTGAAGAGTCAGCACTTGCGGCTAATTTGATTTTTGATTCACTAGCCGATCTTGCCAATATTTTAGCCGTGCCGCCTGAGTTAATAGGTTTACGCGGCAGCTTACGCTTTGCCTTTGGCCATGGCGGCCAAAAAGGAGTACAAGCTCATTACTCACCAGCATACCGAGAACTGGCATTGGCCAAAAATGCCGGAGCAGGGGCGTTGGCTCACGAATTTTGGCATGCATTCGATCATTACATTGCCGACAAAATGTTTATCGACGACAGTTTATTAGACCCATATTTATCCTCCCTGGCGTTAGCAGAACAAAATGCCAATACAAGTCGAGTTAAAAGCAGTCGTGCTAATTTATTTGCTTGTGCCAGCGACAACTGGCTGGCCGATAAATCCATAGTTGCTCACCCGCTTAATCAACAACTCTCAAAGTTATTCCAAGTCACCTTGCTCAATACTAATGGCCAAGAACCTCACGATTATGTTCGCCGCTCCATCGTATTAGATAAACAGCAAGGCTGCCATTACTTTGCCAAACCTACTGAAATGATGGCGCGAGCCTTTGAATCCTGCATTGAAATGTATTCACAAGACTATGCAGAAATCTCTAACCCATACTTAGTAAATAGCACTATCAACTCACCACTTGCTAAACATGGCGCATATCCAGATGCACAGCATTGCCATGAAATATATCAAACCATGATGAAATATTTTGAACCTTTAGGGTTAGCGTTTGATAAAGAGCAGCGTTAGATACTGCGAGGTTCCACAGAATGAGTTTAATTGAGGTAAATATGGATGCAGAATAACGGGAACTGCTATTAAGTATCAAACGCTTACTGTTATAGTAAGCTGTTATTTTAGATCTACATCCTGCTTTACACTCAGAAGTGTAACCAGCACTGCATAAGGAAGGCTAAGTGAGTATTTTATTTTATGATGACAAGGCTGATTCCCTTGCAGAGTTATACCTGTCTCTTTCATTTGACGACGTCCATGGGCGTTGGCTTGAACTTCTCGCAGGACTTAATACCATTGATAAAATCCACATTCTTGATGTAGGTGCAGGCTCGGGTCGAGATGCGCGCTATTTAGCCCAGTTGACAGGTGTTGATAATCAAAAAGCATTCGTGGTGGCAGTTGAGCCCGCAGAGCGTTTGGCGCACATTGGTAAACAGACTACCTTGGGGCTCAATGTCATTTGGATTGACGATATGCTTCCAGAACTTATCAATGTAAAAGCTTTGCAGCATAAATATCATCTGGTGTTATTGAGTGCTGTGTGGATGCACCTTGAACCCATACAAAGAAACCAAGCGCTGGCAGCCTTGTCGGCATTAATGGAGGACAATGGATTAATAGTCATCACACTTCGCCATGGGGAATGTAATGACGAGCGATTAATGTATCCCGTCTATGTGGATGAGATTGTTCGGCTTGCACCGTTATACGATTTGCAGATGGTGAAGATTACCGATAGAGATGAGGATACCTTAGGTCGAAGCGGTGTATGCTGGCAGACCATGGCATTAAGGAAGACTTTCAGTGAAGATAATGGGCAAGGAAGGAATTTATAATGCTTGAACCTATTCAACAAGTTGCCTTTATTAATTATTTACAACGCCTGTTGGTCGAAGGTGATTTTGTTGCAACTTACAAGTTTGCTTTGTTAAATGCGATTGCCGACATCTGCATAGAACGTCCACTGAGGCTTGATTTAGACCCAGACAGTCAAGACAAGGTTTATTACACTGAAATCACTGAAAAATTTATCGAACTCTACTGGCAACATGCCTCACCCTTTGGTGAAGTTGATGGTAAAGCGTTTATCCTGTTACAAAATACCGGTACTCAAGCTGCAATAATCAATCAGATCTACTTATTACAACAACAAGGCGTAACCAGCATAAGTCAATTGAAGCAACATAAAGATTGGCAAAAATTACTCAATAAAGCCTTAAAAGTGCTTAAAGAAGGGCCATTATGGCGTTTACAGCTATTGGCCGGTCAGTTGGACTGCTATTACTATTCACATGATAATTCGAAAAATTATATTCAATTACAGCCGGGGATCAGCTTTTGTTTTCGACGTTTTCATGATCTTGTGGTTGGTTTGGTAAGAAACAGCTGGATTGATAAAATACGCGCTTATCCACAAAATCAGGAAGTCATAGGTGACAAGGGTAACTTGAGTGACTTTCTGTTTGGCAGTAATCGCCAGTCATTAATACAAGCTCGACATGTAATGCATGATATTCAGCATGGTTTATGTTTTTACTGTAAAAGGAAAATTCTAAGAACAGGGCAAGTGGATCATTTCATCCCTTGGGCGAGATACCCAAATGATCTTGCACATAATTTTGTCCTAGCCCATGACAGCTGTAATCGTCAAAAGAGCGCACACCTTGCAGCCCAAAGCCATAAAGATGCATGGTATGAACAAAATATAGTTAAACATTCTGCACTAATTACAAGCGAATTAAGTCGATATTTTAGAGCGGACTGTCGTCGTTCAGAGGCTATTGCGAGTTGGGCTTACCAGCAAGGGTCACAAAGTAATGTTTTACTTTGGTTAGAAGGTAAGACATTTGTGCCTTATTTGGGAAGTTCTGCGATCGATTGCTAAATTAATCGCTTAATCTCTAAAATTGAATATGGTTTTTATCAAAAAACGCCATAAGACAGGAAAAATTCTCGGTCTTATGGTGTTACTCAATTTTGAAGTTGTGTTTACTCATTTACTGCTTGTATACCACGCCGACTTTCATCACAAAGGTGACGTTTTCCATCAAACTTATGTTATCCAACGGATTGCCATAAACAGCGATAATATCAGCTAGGAAACCAGCTTTAATTTGGCCTAAGTTATCTTGTTTTATCAAGGTTGCACTATTAATAGTAGCCGCTTGTAATGCTTGCATCGGCATCATGCCAAAGGTCACCATGCGGGAAAACTGTTTACCGTTATCGCCATGAGGATAAATAGCCGCATCAGATCCAAATACCATCTTAGCACCTGCTTTAACGGCTTTTCTAAAGCTATCACGCTGTGCTTGCGACATTTGTTTTTCTTTATTGATATTGGCTTCAGGTACCCCGTTAGCGGCGCCAAAGGCGAGGGTATATTCAGTGTTGTAAATATCGCAAGATAAATAGGTACCAGCTTTTATAGCCATCTTAATCGCTTCATCGTCCATAAAACTACAATGTTCAATGCTATCAATACCGGCGCGAATTGCATCTTTAATGCCGCTAGGGCAGCGATAACAAGGCCGCGCATATGCGCTTCATCTGCTGCGCGCCAACTTGGGTGCCTTTAGAGAACACTCCGCCAGTGGCATAGACTTTAATCGCATTGGCGTTGTATTTATTGTTTTCGCGCACTTTAGTGCGTATTTAGGGGCCGTCGGCAACACCTTGATATTTAGCATGGGTTTCTGGTGCGGGGAAGTTATCATGGCAATGTCCGCCTTAATACCAATGGCATGTCCTACAGCCCAAATGCGTGGTCCAGGAATATCGCCAGCATCTATACCATATTGTGTATCAATTTGTATTAGTAGATAAAACGAGAGGGTATTTTGATGGTGATGGCCTAAATAATCTTTGAGTATTTGGTATTGTTGTGCAGCTTTTGCGTAATCCAGTGTTAATCATTTCAAAATATTGATCAATTCGGGTTCTATGTTAATGAAATTTTATTCCTACTTTGAGATTGTTAAGGCTCTTGATAGCTACCTTAACGTTAGTTGTTTGCAGTAAAGTTATCGGTCGATAGAGAAAGTGAATGTAGTTACCTATTAATATATTAAATGGCAAGCGGATATCTTTAACTGTTGCATGGTGTTATTGCTGTTTAACCATGTTGGTGCTGTATTCGTTTGTGTTTGACGTTTATCCATGTAGCCTCTTTTTGCTGTTAATAACCCACTTGTTGGATCACCGCGATTGCCGTTTCATTTCGGCCTTTTTTAGACGGTACCCGATGGCCTGTGTTGGCATTAGTTTTCATGGTTTGAATAAATTGATTCATTTGCGGGCCGATGCTGATGTGTATCGGTCGATTTTTCCCGTAATAGTACAGGCGATCAAATTTCAGGTTTTCGCACATCCATTGCGCGACTTGTTGCATATCAACACTTTTATCTTCTGTGTTGCTAATGACGGTAAAGTCGCATGCGGCACCTAAACGGTCGCAGATGATTTTTTGATTTTGATTGAGTTCGTGAGAGCAGTGCTGGTCAAGCTTTGGTGCTATATGTGGATTACGGTTTTTAGCAATTTTTCTGACAAGTTCTGGCGAACAAAAGCCATAGGTTAGCGACAAGGGGCCAAATTGATCGACAATAGGGTCGAGTATTTGGGTGGCCAGTAAACTGAGGGCGCGCCAAGTGTCAGGCTGTAATGGCAGGTTTTCAATATTATGCTCCAGTGCTGTTACACCACAATTAATGAGATCTGCATAAGTGAAAAAGCGGCTCGCTTTGCCATTGATATTATAAGTAAACAATCAAAGTCCATCGTGTACGTCATTTGGGACAACAATACCGTGTATTGATATGGCTGACTAGATTGAACAGCAAAAAGTGATGATAAATTAGTGAAATATTGGTTAACCATTAACTAGTGTGATTTCTAATTTATGGGGCTTTAGTGACATTTCATAAAACCAAAAATTTAGATTACGGACTTATGTTGTATTTATTGAACTTTTAGTAAACAGATGAGGTTTTTGAAATAAAATTAAGACATTATTGAGTAATCCCTTTGAATCTGTTCAATTGAGATACTTGACCATCAGATGAATAATAAGAGACTGATTAATTTAGCGATTGTTAATATTCTTGATTATCATATTTTGACCAAATGGGCACTTGGGGTGGATAATATTTAACTAGCATAATGTATTAACAAAATGTTACATTATTGTTATCTAATAAGGTTTTTGTTGTGAGGGGAGCATGTAAATGAATGATGTTGTTGAATCAAACCATGTGATGAAGATCCCTATCGATAAACTTGTTCTTGGCATGTTTGTTACAGCAATAGATCGTCAACAAAGCAAAGTAGACATTCTTAATCCGGGTAAAATTAAACACCATGATGCCATCATTAAGCTTAAAAATAGTAATGTCACCACAGTTTGGGTAGACATTGAGCGCTCATCTGACAATTGTGGTTTATTCAAATCTGATAAACCAAACGATTCGATTAAACCACTAGCTCGTAAAGCGACTGTCACCCGAGATGCAAGACAGCTTCAAGCTAAAAATTTGCTTGCTGAAGCAAAGGGGCTTATTCAAAAGGTATTAGCCGAAACCTATGAAGGTAAAGCGTTTGACATTACTCAATTTGATGGCCTTGCCGATAAGATGATTGAGACGGTAATGGACAATGAAGATGCTTTTAAATGCATTTTAGCGTTACGTACTAAAGATTGTCTAGTCCTAAAATAGGTTGACGGTTTTTATTAAGCCAGTTGGAACTCCCGACTGGCTTTTTCATGCACTTCGTTTGGGGTTTTCATTCCTAAACTAAGGTGCGGTCTTAACTCGTTATAAATCCTAATAGATTCTTTGATGAGTATTGCCAGCTCCTTCATCGTACGACAGCGGTAAAGTAAAAACTCTTGCTTCAAAATACCATTCACTCGCTCAGCTAACGCATTCTGATAACAATCATACCCATCTGTCATCGATGGCCTTATCGCATTCGCAGCCAATTTATGTTGATATTCTGCTGAGCAGTACTGTATCCCTCTATCTGAATGATGAATGACATCACTGGTTGTCTGACGATTCTTTATCGTCATCTCCAATGCTTTAACAACATCACTGGCTTTCATTTCATCACTTAATTCATAACCCATTATTTTTCTTGAATATGCATCTGTGACTAATGATAAATAGTGAGTTCCTTCGTCTGATTTTACGTAGGTTATGTCACTGACAAATACCTCTTCAACGCTCTTCACCACTCTGTCTTTGAGTAAGTTTGGGTGTTTTCTCAACCAATGGTGGCTATGGGTTGTCTTGGTGTAATTCTTCCTAGGCTTTACTAACATATTGTGTTGTTTTAAATACTGAAATAGGCCGTCCCTACCTAGCTTTATGCCTTGTTCAAGTAACTGTGGCTTGATGAGTTGATAAAGCTTACGCGTACCCACTCTGGGCATGAACTGACGCCAATACATAACCATAGTCATCACCGGTTTTAACATGTCAGCTCTTGCTGCTAAGCGCTGCTTCCATTGATAAACAGCTTGTCTTGATAGGTTAAACTGCCGACTCGCTGTCGCTAGCTTTACAGTGCCTTTTTCTTTGGCAAGCCAGAGCGTTCGGCTAAGTACTTTTTTTCTAAATCAATACCGTACTCATTTTTAAGTAACTCGACCATATCGCCATAAATCATATTTTTCATTTCGAGATTGGAGACTTGTTTCTCTAATCGTTTGATTTTCTGGGCGGGTGTTTCTGTAGATTTGGACATAGGTGAATGCTCAATCGGCTGGGACCAATCTAATCTACCATGTTTTCGTAACCATGTTAGGACGGTACTTCTCCCTTGAATGCCATAGTGGTTTTGAGCTTGCTTATACGTTAGCTCGCCTTTTTCTACTTGACTAACAACCGCTAATTTAAAGCCTAATGTGTAATCTCGTTGAGTACGTTTTATATTGATTGATACTGAAGGTTTCATAGATAAGTCTCCAATGTGTCAACTTATCTCAGGACGGGACAGATGCTTACTTGCTAGAACATTCCATTAATGTTGCTTTTTTATTGATTACCTTTGGTCAACATCTAAAACTTGATATTGATGTACTTAGACAGATGGCTGTGGGGGGTATTTTGCATGATATCGGTAAAATAAAAGTCGATGATACCATTCTCAATAAACCCAAAAAGCTAACGCCTGAAGAGTTCGAACATATGAAATTGCATCAATTTTTTGCAATACAAATAATGGATGACACTAAAGGTTTATCGCAGATGAGCAAAGACGTATGCTTGATGCATCACGAAAAAATTGATGGTAACGGTTATCCAAACGGCTTAAAGGGCGATGAAATTCCACTTCATGGGCGCATGAGCTGCATCGTTGATATATTTGATGCTCTGACTGCCGAACGTTGTTATAAAGAGGCGATGAGTCCTGCTGCTGCATTTAAGGTTTTGATAAGCTTAACCCCATTTCACTTAGATCAATCCTTAGTTTATGAGTTTATCCGCTGTATCGGTGTATACCCAGTTGGTTCGTTAGTGTTACTTTCTGATCAAAGAGTAGGCATTGTTTGGGAAGCAAAAGACCGTGATGTATTTCACCCTATTGTAAAGTGCTTTTACTCGCAAAAATATAAACGCTATACCGAAATTGTCATGGTAGATTTATTAAAAACATCGGTGGATATTGAACGAGGTATTACTCCTAGCAGTTTAGGTATTAATCCCGCACCATTTTATTGATTACTTTGATATTTATAATTAACAATATTGTATCCTTAAAAATTGTATAAGTATTCTGTAAATGTTTTTAAATCATAATTAGTATTAATTAATTTAATCAGTTAATTATATTATATCGCCACTAATAAATTCTATTCTCAGCTCAAGTCGATAGAACAATAATGACCTCCGATAATCATATAAAACAGATATTACACGGACTTTACCAGACTGAAATTAATTGGCACAGTGTTGATAAAAGTGCCATGACAGATTCACATATTGTAAATATGATAATTGAGTTAAGTAAATACTAGTTGAAAAAATCGAGTATATATTCAGAGTGACCAATGGTTGTTAACATTTGAAAAATGCTCTTAGACAATTTTGGTTAGGATTTTTTTATTGATAATGAATAGATCGCTTTGGGTATCCAGCGTTTTCATCTAGTCATAAGTCTTATTAGGCGTTGCAGAAGGAGCGGGGTTGGACGCTAGGGATATCCAACCCATTTAGGTTTAGCATTGATGTTCAAAGGATTTCTGTTACCTCTTGGCTCGTTTACCCAACTCAGTGTCTAGCAAATTTATCATTTGTTCTGTAGCGAAAGTAATAGCATCGCCAATGGTTTCAGCATGCTCACTGGTTGTAATTGGACGTTCCCCAGCAAGCCTAACTTCAAGTAAACAGCGCTTGTCTTTATTACCAGACTTGGCTGAGCTGTTTTCGTCACTTAAATGTACTTCAATACGGGTGATTTGATCACTGAAACGGTTGAGATCGGATTTCAAACTATCTTCTACATGTTTAGCCAGTGAATCTTGTCCGGATATATTTTTGTCGGTATTTATTTGGATTTGCATGACAATGTTCTCCTGTAATTCAGTTTTATGATAGGCCTATCGTTGGTATTGAGCTTGTGTATGGTTTTAACCGACGACCTCAATTTACACGGTGGTAACCAATTGATATTATAAAACTTTTTATAATGCACAAGTTGATTTTGCACATGGTTTAATTCAGTTTATACCTAAGTTTATCATTCAACAAATAAAACTGTATAAATAGTATGCAGATAAAATGTATTAATCCATGCAGAAATCGTTAAGTACAACAGAAGAAAAATCTCGTTGAGTTTCATCTCGTGGGATCCCCAACTCTCTTAGATTAGTATGACAAATTTATAGCGATGCTTGGGAGTTAATAAACCGAGAGATTGACTTTAAAAGGAGTTGCTTAGCGGCTTCTCATATAAGGAATATTGATGAGGGTAAGATATTGCCCGCTGTGTGAACTTTTAAGTAAATTGATTACTGCCGCGGTATTATTTCGTTGATTAAGCCTAAACACTTGATGATAGTTCAGACTGCTACACTAATACTTGGCGGGTGTTGGCGATGTAGTGATGGATCTGCGCTTCCGTTTTTGTGTCAATCATCACTTCCGGTCGACGGTGCTCAGGGCAAGGCATACGTGGTGTTGTGCCGAAAACACGACATATCAATGGGCGCTCTTCATAAACCTCGCAACCATTTGGGCCCAAGTATACACAGTTCCACTCTTTTAATGCGGCTTCATGTTGAGCGTTAGTTTTAAAGGGGAGGCGTGCCATTTCTTCAGAAGATGTCGTTACTGGGCCACAACAATCGTGACAACCTGACTTGCATT from Shewanella polaris includes:
- a CDS encoding DUF302 domain-containing protein — translated: MIRNISLALVVLIASTQAYAVESLITLESHYSAKETADRFESIIKDKGFTVFTRIDHQKNAASVGLTLRPTEVIIFGNPKIGTQLMQCSQLVAIDLPQKVLISEDADNNVWLSYNNPEYIKQRHNIKGCDKVINKISGVLSKLSNAATSK
- a CDS encoding heavy metal-binding domain-containing protein, with amino-acid sequence MIYTTTETIPGRDIIDIVGIVTGNVVQSKHVGRDIMAGLKSIVGGEIRGYTEMLNEARDVAIERLVDSAAEKGADAIVGIRFTTSAIMDGCSEIMAFGTAVKLASQ
- a CDS encoding CLCA_X family protein: MASHHSLLNHQRHFERIGPDYRNGDSVSFLDIKHTFGLQHIRVGKWVNREESALAANLIFDSLADLANILAVPPELIGLRGSLRFAFGHGGQKGVQAHYSPAYRELALAKNAGAGALAHEFWHAFDHYIADKMFIDDSLLDPYLSSLALAEQNANTSRVKSSRANLFACASDNWLADKSIVAHPLNQQLSKLFQVTLLNTNGQEPHDYVRRSIVLDKQQGCHYFAKPTEMMARAFESCIEMYSQDYAEISNPYLVNSTINSPLAKHGAYPDAQHCHEIYQTMMKYFEPLGLAFDKEQR
- a CDS encoding class I SAM-dependent methyltransferase — translated: MSILFYDDKADSLAELYLSLSFDDVHGRWLELLAGLNTIDKIHILDVGAGSGRDARYLAQLTGVDNQKAFVVAVEPAERLAHIGKQTTLGLNVIWIDDMLPELINVKALQHKYHLVLLSAVWMHLEPIQRNQALAALSALMEDNGLIVITLRHGECNDERLMYPVYVDEIVRLAPLYDLQMVKITDRDEDTLGRSGVCWQTMALRKTFSEDNGQGRNL
- a CDS encoding HNH endonuclease, producing the protein MLEPIQQVAFINYLQRLLVEGDFVATYKFALLNAIADICIERPLRLDLDPDSQDKVYYTEITEKFIELYWQHASPFGEVDGKAFILLQNTGTQAAIINQIYLLQQQGVTSISQLKQHKDWQKLLNKALKVLKEGPLWRLQLLAGQLDCYYYSHDNSKNYIQLQPGISFCFRRFHDLVVGLVRNSWIDKIRAYPQNQEVIGDKGNLSDFLFGSNRQSLIQARHVMHDIQHGLCFYCKRKILRTGQVDHFIPWARYPNDLAHNFVLAHDSCNRQKSAHLAAQSHKDAWYEQNIVKHSALITSELSRYFRADCRRSEAIASWAYQQGSQSNVLLWLEGKTFVPYLGSSAIDC
- a CDS encoding DUF3391 domain-containing protein, whose translation is MNDVVESNHVMKIPIDKLVLGMFVTAIDRQQSKVDILNPGKIKHHDAIIKLKNSNVTTVWVDIERSSDNCGLFKSDKPNDSIKPLARKATVTRDARQLQAKNLLAEAKGLIQKVLAETYEGKAFDITQFDGLADKMIETVMDNEDAFKCILALRTKDCLVLK
- a CDS encoding IS3 family transposase (programmed frameshift): MKPSVSINIKRTQRDYTLGFKLAVVSQVEKGELTYKQAQNHYGIQGRSTVLTWLRKHGRLDWSQPIEHSPMSKSTETPAQKIKRLEKQVSNLEMKNMIYGDMVELLKNEYGIDLEKKLLSRTLWLAKEKGTVKLATASRQFNLSRQAVYQWKQRLAARADMLKPVMTMVMYWRQFMPRVGTRKLYQLIKPQLLEQGIKLGRDGLFQYLKQHNMLVKPRKNYTKTTHSHHWLRKHPNLLKDRVVKSVEEVFVSDITYVKSDEGTHYLSLVTDAYSRKIMGYELSDEMKASDVVKALEMTIKNRQTTSDVIHHSDRGIQYCSAEYQHKLAANAIRPSMTDGYDCYQNALAERVNGILKQEFLLYRCRTMKELAILIKESIRIYNELRPHLSLGMKTPNEVHEKASREFQLA
- a CDS encoding HPF/RaiA family ribosome-associated protein, producing MQIQINTDKNISGQDSLAKHVEDSLKSDLNRFSDQITRIEVHLSDENSSAKSGNKDKRCLLEVRLAGERPITTSEHAETIGDAITFATEQMINLLDTELGKRAKR
- a CDS encoding YkgJ family cysteine cluster protein, translated to MKNNIEIVDLLRERIPSFECKSGCHDCCGPVTTSSEEMARLPFKTNAQHEAALKEWNCVYLGPNGCEVYEERPLICRVFGTTPRMPCPEHRRPEVMIDTKTEAQIHHYIANTRQVLV